The Streptomyces sp. V3I8 genome window below encodes:
- a CDS encoding excalibur calcium-binding domain-containing protein has product MNAPYTPPVPPHRPSQDARPLHKRKRVWVGGFALVTLGATLVAAGDSSSTATASPKATVTVTATATATATATAKPEPAATVTKTAKAKPAPTVTVTRTAQAAGSGTTGGSGSSGGSSTTGGGSSSTYYANCTAARAAGAAPIRRGEPGYGSHLDRDGDGIGCDS; this is encoded by the coding sequence ATGAACGCTCCGTACACGCCTCCCGTCCCGCCCCACCGTCCCTCGCAGGACGCGCGCCCCCTGCACAAGCGCAAGCGCGTGTGGGTGGGCGGGTTCGCCCTGGTGACGCTGGGGGCCACGCTGGTGGCCGCCGGTGACTCCTCGTCGACCGCGACCGCTTCGCCGAAGGCGACCGTGACCGTCACCGCGACGGCCACGGCGACCGCCACGGCGACGGCGAAGCCCGAGCCCGCCGCCACGGTGACGAAGACCGCCAAGGCCAAGCCCGCGCCCACGGTCACCGTCACCAGGACCGCCCAGGCCGCCGGGTCCGGCACCACCGGCGGCTCCGGCAGCAGCGGAGGCAGCTCCACGACCGGCGGGGGCAGCTCCAGCACCTACTACGCCAACTGCACCGCCGCCCGCGCCGCCGGGGCCGCGCCGATCCGCCGGGGCGAGCCCGGCTACGGCTCCCACCTCGACCGTGACGGCGACGGCATCGGCTGCGACAGCTGA
- a CDS encoding C40 family peptidase has protein sequence MNSAAPSRAAVATALAVVTTSLVLGAASPASAATAKSKALTTAAAQKGDAYEYGATGPDRFDCSGLTQYAYKKAGKSIPRVAQAQYSASKQISWRSRQKGDLVAIGSNKRDIEHVGLYAGYWSGASWYWHAPKPGQKVQLSKIKYSIYSGVSAYYGQFNGQAR, from the coding sequence ATGAACTCCGCTGCACCCTCGCGCGCCGCTGTCGCAACCGCGCTCGCCGTCGTCACCACCTCCCTGGTCCTGGGCGCCGCCAGCCCGGCCTCGGCCGCCACGGCGAAGTCCAAGGCGCTGACCACGGCCGCCGCCCAGAAGGGCGACGCGTACGAGTACGGGGCGACCGGCCCGGACCGGTTCGACTGCTCCGGCCTGACGCAGTACGCGTACAAGAAGGCAGGGAAGTCGATACCGCGCGTGGCGCAGGCCCAGTACAGCGCCTCGAAACAGATCTCCTGGCGCTCGCGCCAGAAGGGCGACCTGGTCGCCATCGGGTCGAACAAGCGGGACATCGAGCACGTGGGCCTGTACGCGGGCTACTGGAGCGGTGCGAGCTGGTACTGGCACGCCCCGAAGCCCGGCCAGAAGGTCCAGCTGTCCAAGATCAAGTACTCGATCTACAGCGGAGTCAGCGCGTACTACGGCCAGTTCAACGGTCAGGCACGGTGA
- the dcd gene encoding dCTP deaminase: MLLADWQIKDRIASGDLKISPFDPARVQPASVDLLLDHYLRVPRTPGVEIDVKAVLAGHTTMAEIDEDGWLMKPGDFVLASTMERVVLPPDLAARVEGKSSLGRLGLAIHVTAGFIDPGFAGQITLEIANFSPWPIRLRQQMPVAQLCLIPMSAAPQRPYGRAGNHYQDQYGPVESRYELR; the protein is encoded by the coding sequence ATGCTGCTCGCCGACTGGCAGATCAAGGACCGTATCGCCTCGGGAGATTTGAAAATCTCCCCGTTCGACCCTGCCCGGGTGCAGCCTGCCAGCGTGGACCTGCTGCTCGATCACTACCTGCGGGTTCCGCGCACGCCGGGCGTCGAGATCGATGTGAAGGCCGTCTTGGCCGGGCACACCACGATGGCGGAGATCGACGAGGACGGCTGGCTGATGAAGCCGGGCGACTTCGTTCTGGCCAGCACGATGGAGCGCGTCGTCCTGCCGCCGGACCTCGCGGCCCGGGTCGAGGGCAAGTCTTCCCTGGGCCGGTTGGGTCTCGCCATCCACGTGACGGCCGGGTTCATCGACCCGGGGTTCGCAGGGCAGATCACGCTGGAGATCGCGAACTTCTCACCATGGCCGATCCGGCTGCGACAGCAGATGCCGGTCGCCCAGCTGTGCCTGATTCCGATGTCGGCCGCGCCGCAGCGGCCGTACGGGAGGGCAGGCAACCACTACCAGGACCAGTACGGTCCCGTGGAGTCACGCTACGAATTGCGCTGA
- a CDS encoding helix-turn-helix transcriptional regulator — MTPASEDHQIHVTLDKVMEKRDITLTDLAEKVGITNANLSRLKTGKVMAVKFSTLTALCAALDCQPGDILSYVPANAEAPVSD, encoded by the coding sequence ATGACTCCGGCGTCCGAGGACCACCAGATCCACGTCACCCTGGACAAGGTCATGGAGAAGCGGGACATCACCCTCACCGACCTCGCGGAGAAGGTCGGCATCACCAATGCCAACCTCTCCCGCCTCAAGACCGGCAAGGTAATGGCCGTGAAGTTCTCCACCCTCACCGCGCTGTGCGCTGCTCTCGACTGCCAGCCGGGCGACATCCTCTCCTACGTGCCCGCCAACGCCGAGGCCCCCGTCTCCGACTGA